CCCACCACTTTGGAACATAATCTTTAATTACCGGAGCAAACTTTTTAGATGTAACAATATTTAGAAAGTCGAAAACTTTGTTATATTCAAGAATTTGTTTCTCCAATCTTCTTAAAGTATCATGATCCGACTTTATTTCATACCCCATCATACATCCATTAATAACAGCAATATCAATTATAGAACTACCCAAATTAAGCCCCATTTCATCAATAACTTTTGTATCAAGTTCTTCGAAATGGGTCCGAAATTCAATTTCTTTTATGGCTGTTCTTATTTTAAGATCATTCATGGTTGAACAAATATACTGTAAAAAGTTTGCAAAAATAATAATTTAGCTAAAATGAATAATTATTTTCTAAAGTTTTCTGGCTTTAGAGTTTGTATATTTGATCTCATAGATAATTTTTTAATATGTGGATAAAAGAAAAACCAACACATTTATTCGAATCTGGAAGAGCTAAAGCAAACTTTTTATATAATAAAGATAAAATCTATGTAATGGACAATCATCTGTGTGCAACATGGTGCTGGCTACAGAAAGCTGATAGTAAAAAAACTTATAATTTTGTACATATTGATAGACATAATGACCTTTTATCCCCAAGTCCATCAATAAAAGCAGACTTACTAAAAAACAATATAGATCTTTGCAAAATCACATTTGAAGAATATCTTAATCTTAATGAAAATGATCCTGAAGAACACAATATAAAAGTAAAACTCTTCCGTTGGGACAATTATATTTTAAATTTAGAAGAAGTTTATCCAGACTTTTTTGGAACTAAATATTTTATAACAAAAGAGGCATATCCAGATAGTGAGTTTATTGATTTTGAG
The Chryseobacterium sp. W4I1 DNA segment above includes these coding regions:
- a CDS encoding UPF0489 family protein, with the protein product MWIKEKPTHLFESGRAKANFLYNKDKIYVMDNHLCATWCWLQKADSKKTYNFVHIDRHNDLLSPSPSIKADLLKNNIDLCKITFEEYLNLNENDPEEHNIKVKLFRWDNYILNLEEVYPDFFGTKYFITKEAYPDSEFIDFEFRIDEFVKNFDLWLKDSKNGWIINLDIDFFYSEHKGIYKVYSDELVKKIATILLENIDKIDVITIALSPECCGGWKNAFETMKIFNDIMELDMQI
- a CDS encoding sce7726 family protein translates to MNDLKIRTAIKEIEFRTHFEELDTKVIDEMGLNLGSSIIDIAVINGCMMGYEIKSDHDTLRRLEKQILEYNKVFDFLNIVTSKKFAPVIKDYVPKWWGIIEVEEKSDEIKVYQRRKAKPNKHISGYSLLQLLWKEELSELIDTYGLDKRIKNKPKKEIWAYISEMLALDVIKDNVRFYLKSRTTWKADQ